TCGATTGGAGCGTTGGAATTCTCTAAGTTTTACTGGAATCTTTTGGAATTAATCGAAATTAGTGGGTGTTTTTTTGGAATATTCTGACAACTATTAGACTTTTTCCAATTGTGCGGCAAAAGATCAGCCAAGTCTAAATCA
This portion of the Saccharicrinis fermentans DSM 9555 = JCM 21142 genome encodes:
- a CDS encoding transposase domain-containing protein, whose protein sequence is MYSLLGCCKASDVNPREWLTDVFSKIALYNSNYDLDLADLLPHNWKKSNSCQNIPKKHPLISINSKRFQ